The segment TGTTTTTTTTGATAGGATTGTTTCATCAACACTTGTTCTTCTAGGAGTTGAATATTATTTTTTATTCAGATAATACTAATGAGTTTTATTTGATTTTTAAATTATAGGGATACTAATATGATAAAGACATATCGGTGTCATCGTATCATCATGTCGGTGTCATGATGATACGATGACACCGACATGATATTCTCATACACCTATGTGTTTACACTGTTTTAGCAGCAAGATTTACTCTAAAATACAAAGAGGATAGCAAGATTCAATATCTTACTATCCTCTTTATTTATGAATTTTAAATCAATAAAATTATTTAGTAATTTTTTCAAAGCTAAAGTTATATATACCTGATTTTGTTGGCTCAGTTGGAGTCGAATCTTCTTTTGCTTCTGGTTCGGCAGGAGTGACTTTTTCTGCTTTATAAGATAATTTGAATGTGATTTTTTCAGTATTTTCACTTTTAGCATAAAGACCTAACTCTTCATTATCATCTAGTGCAATTTTAATAATCACACCATTTTCCAAAGGTATTTCAATATCTTCAGTGTCAACATCAAATTTAATTTGTTGTTCCTCTTCTAATATTTCTTTCGTTTCAAAAGAAAAGTTCTTTTCTAAATTACCTATTTCTTCAAGAACAGCATCAGCTTCTTCTGCTGTTTCATATAAACTATATATGATATCTTTAATTGGGAAATTGTTAAATTTTAGTTCTTTATCTTTTGTAACAACGAGTGTTAGATCTTTAGCTGGTTGTTCAGATTCGTCAGCTCGTGGAGTTAGAACCGTTACAGATCCGTTATAAGTACCTGGCATACCCATTAATTCTTCAATACCCGGAGCTACTGGATCATCATCGTCATCAGAGCATGATGCAAATCCTACACTTAAACAAAGTACAGCTACAGCAAATAGAGTTTTATGAAAATTTTTTAAAGATTTCATTTTTGTAATTTTTATGGTTTAAGAAAATTTTTGTGAGCTGAATTCAGTTCTGTATTTTAAATCGATTTCAATAGTAAAATGCATTCGGATGATAATTACTGCATCTAAATAAGAAAAAAAATATAAAAAATATAATGTATAAGTCTGTAATATATCTTGTTTCTATTTTAATACGTTGATTATTAGTTGTATATGTATTGTTGGTATCTTTAAAATAGTTGATGTGAAAAAAGATTAATCAATTATTATTCACACTGATGAATAATAATTGACTGTGAGGATCTGGAATAAAAAAAGGGATATTCCATGGAATATCCCTTTTACATATCTATATAATGAATAAATTCTTATAAGTGTGTAGCAACGTCTACTGCAACAGCAACAGTACATCCTACCATTGGGTTGTTACCCATACCTAAGAATCCCATCATTTCTACGTGAGCAGGTACAGAAGAAGAACCAGCAAACTGAGCATCAGAGTGCATACGTCCCATAGTATCTGTCATACCGTATGATGCAGGACCTGCAGCCATGTTGTCTGGGTGAAGAGTACGGCCAGTACCACCACCAGAAGCTACAGAGAAGTATTTCTTACCTAACTCCATACATTCTTTTTTGTATGTTCCAGCAACAGGGTGTTGGAAACGAGTTGGGTTAGTTGAGTTACCTGTAATAGAAACGTCAACACCTTCGTGATGCATAATAGCTACACCTTCTCTTACATCGTCAGCACCGAAGCATCTAACTTTTGCACGAGCGCCGTTAGAGTATGCGATTTCTTTAACTACTGTAAGTTCTGAAGTATAGTAATTAAATTCAGTTTCAACATAAGTGAAGCCATTAATACGAGAGATGATTTGAGCTGCATCTTTACCAAGACCGTTAAGAATACAACGAAGTGGTTCTTTACGTACTTTGTCTGCTTTTGCAGCAATTTTAATTGCACCTTCAGCTGCTGCGAATGATTCGTGACCAGCTAAGAATGCAAAACATTTAGTTTCTTCGCGAAGAAGACGAGCTGCTAGGTTACCATGACCGATACCTACTTTACGATCTTCTGCAACAGATCCAGGGATACAGAATGCTTGAAGACCAATACCAATAGCTTCAGCAACTTCTGCAGCATCTTTGCAACCTTTTTTGATTGCTATAGCAGCACCTACTACGTATGCCCATTTAGCATTTTCAAAGCAGATAGGTTGAGTTTCTTCACAAGTTTTGTATGGATCGATACCAATACCAGCACAAATAGCTTTAGCTTCTTCGATATCTTTAATTCCGTTAGCGTTTAACGCTGCGTTTATTTTTTCGATACGACGATCGTAACTTTCAAATAATGCCATAATTGTTTTCCTCCTTAATTGATTAGTCTTGACGTGGGTCGATGAATTTAACTGCACCAGTTTCTTCAGTGAAGCGACCGTATGTACCGGTAACTTTTTTCAAAGCTTCGTTAGCATCTGTGCCTTTTCTAATCTCATCCATGAATTTGCCCATGTGTACAAATTCGTATCCGCAGATTTCATCATTTTCATCTAATGCGATAGTCTTGATGTAGCCTTCAGCCATTTCAAGGTAACGAGGACCTTTAGCTAATGTACCATATAAAGTACCAACTTGGCTACGTAGACCTTTACCTAAGTCTTCTAGACCTGCACCAATTGTTAGACCGCCTTCAGAGAATGCTGATTGGGTACGACCATAAACAATTTGTAGGAAAAGTTCACGCATTGCAGTATTGATAGCATCACAAACTAAGTCTGTGTTTAATGCTTCAAGAATAGTTTTTCCAGGAAGGATTTCTGAAGCCATAGCTGCAGAGTGAGTCATACCAGAGCAACCTATTGTTTCAATAAGTGCTTCTTGAATGATTCCCTCTTTAACATTTAATGTAAGTTTACATGCACCTTGTTGAGGAGCACACCAACCCACACCGTGAGTTAAACCTGAAATGTCAACAATTTCTTTTGATTTTACCCATTTACCTTCTTCAGGAATTGGAGCTGGTCCGTGGTTTGGACCTTGTTTTACAACACACATGTGTTCCACTTCGTGTGAATAAGTCATAATTAACTCTATTTATAATTATATATTAAAAATATGTAGCCTGTTTTAATATGTCGTTTTGAATGGAACACAAAGGTAGTTGTTTTATTTTTCAATACAAATTGAGAAAAGATACTTTTTTGAAACGTTAAACCTTCAAGCCTATAAGACTTTAATATTGTAATATAGAGTTGCCAATTATGGCTTGTTAGCATATTAATTTACACTCTTTTTATTTGAAAATAGGAGACAATGACTTGAAAAACATTTATCTTTGCTACAAAATAGAAATAAATATGGTTGAAATAAAAGAGAAGGATATTCAGAAAGCTGCAGCTGAGGGTATGGATAGCTTTTTGAGAATTTTTACGGATAGCTATAAAGCTGCTCTTTTAGGAGAATTAACCTCTGATAAAATGGGTGCTTTAAATGGAGATCAGCATACCTTATTGGCTTATCATTACTTTTTAGATGAGGTTATGGTTGGAGGATTTTGTCAGCTGATTCAAAATGGATATGGACCTTATATCTTTGAGAATCCTTTTGCTAAAGCAATGCGTCTTTGGGGATTGAAAGATTTTTCAAAGTTAATATATAGGGCTAAAGAAATTTATGACGTTCATAAAGTAGATTTGGTAAAAGAAAGAACTGAAGAAGAATTTATGGCGATGTATGAAGAATATGAAGCTTTTGATGAAATAGAAGAAACGTTTTTTGAAGAGGAAGAATTAATTACTACACTCATAGCGAGCTATGTAGATGATCATATTGAAGATTTTGCAACTATAGTTAAAGAATAGATGCAGTATTTAAGTTCTCTTATCATTTAATAATTATAGAACCTTGAAAAAGGGGAAGTAAGTATTAAAAATATAATTGAATTTAAATATCGTGTATCATGAAAAAAACTAGTATTCTTCTTACTCTAGCACTTAGCTTCTTATTAATATTTACAACGTCTTGCTTTGATTCCAATAGTGGTGGGACAAGTATAGATGGGGGTGAATTTATGACAATAGTCAACAATGGCCTTTATGTTGAAGACTTGTTAGGAGATAGCGGTAATAGGTATTCTGCTATTAACTCGGAAGTGCTTCAATTAAAAAATGAAGCTGGAGAAACAGTTATTCCAGAAAGAGCTATCATTTATTTTTCTTATGTGGATGAAGTGCAAAAGACTAGAAAAACAACTCAAATTAAAATTGAGCAATTTCAGTTGATCCCTGTATTGGATTTTAATTTAAAGTCAGATACATTGGATCTAAATGAAGGTGATTTTACTCCTTTTGCAGATGTAGTAAAACCATGGGGTATTCATAATTATATCACTGTTGGTGTAAGTTTCTACTATGATAATATTAACGCTCCTGTTATGAAGGATTTTTCGTTATTCATTGAAGAAGCTAAAGATAATACCTTAGATTTGCGTCTTGTAGATACTAGAAAAGAGGTAAATGGAAGTATTGGTTCTAATCAGTTATCTATGAACCTTAGTTATCGAGTACCCAGAGAGTATCTTATGACTAAATATCCTGATTTAGACTTGTCAGACTCTATCAGTGTAAAAATTAAAACAAATAAACTTGGCGAAGGAGACAAGGATTTGCCAGAGTTTAAGATAAAAATAGATTAATTTTGGACTATAAGAATTTATTTAAACGTATTCTATTATTATTAACCAAACCTATTCAGGCTTGGAAAGAAATTAAAAGTGAGGGTAAACAAGAGGTGTTGACATCTTTTGTTTACCCTTTGCTTGCTATATCTAGTTTATCCGTATTTCTGGGTAGGCTATTTAGTAGTGATGCTGAGAAAGCATATGGAGTGTTTCAAGATGCTTTAACTTATTGTTGTACCATCATTATCGCTTTATTTGGTGGAGTATATTTGTCGTGCTTTATAGTAGAAAAAATACTTTCAAATGCATTCTCTATTGAAGTAGATAGAACGATTAGTTTAAAACTAATTGGTTATAGCTTTGTTTTAATATTTTTACAGACTATAATAGTAGGAGTTCTTCCTGAATTAAGGTTGATAGCTTATATGATGCAATTTTATGCCGTGTATATTTTATGGGAGGGAATACCTTTATATATCAAGCATAAAGAAGAACTAAGGTTGAAAATCACATTGATCTTTTTCTTTTCAATTTTCTTTGCTCCTATTCTAATCCAATTGGTGTTTGGAAAGTTGATGAACTTTATGAATTAAGAATAGAATAAATCGAATGAAACAAAGTAATATAAATATAAAGAACAGGAGAGCTACTTTTGATTATGAAGTACTCGATACATATACCGCAGGGATCGTACTGACTGGAACAGAGATAAAGTCTATTCGTAATGGTAAAGCTAGTCTTGTTGATACTTTCTGTGTTTTTTACGAAGATGAACTGTGGGTTAAAAATATGCATGTAACTGAATACTTTTATGGTTCATTTAATAACCATCAGGTGCGTAGAGACAGAAAGCTCTTGTTAAATAAGAAAGAGCTTGAAAAACTGCAACGAGGAACAAAAGAAACTGGTAATACTATCGTGCCACTTCGCCTTTTTATCAATGAAAAAGGATTAGCCAAATTGGTCATTGCATTAGCTCGTGGTAAAAAGCAATATGATAAACGAGAGTCTTTGAAAGAAAAGGATGCCCGCAGAGAGATAGATAGAATGTTTAAGCAATAGAGCACCATAGATTATGAATCAAATAATTCAGAGACTCAAAAAAAGTGTCATTGATTCTCTTCCAAGATCGTATAAAACATGTGTTTGGTTATTGAAGATTATGTTGCCTATTTCTCTTGGCGTACGTATTCTTGATTATTATGGATTCATTGAATATCTATCTACCTATTTACATCCATTATTCAATTTAATAGGGCTACCTGGTAGCCTTGCTATCATTTTTGTCACTAGTATTTTTGTTCCTCTGTACGGCTCAATTGCTGTGATGGCTTCTTTGAGTATGACACTTCGGGAAGCTACAATTATATCTATCATGTGCTTAATCGCACATAACCTTTTTGTAGAATGCGCTGTAACCAAGAAAACAGGGTCTTCTTTTTCTTGGATGATGACATTACGTATCTCAATGGCTTTTGTAGTAGCTTATGTTTTGAATAAAGTACTTCCTGTGAATGATGCACCTTTTTTACTTTCTCAGCATGTAGAAGAGTATTTAAGTTTAACTGATGTTTTTAGCAGTTGGTTTTATTCATCCATTCAGCTTACTATTATTCTAGTAACAATCGTTACAGCTCTAATGATATTACAGAGAATTTTAATCGAGTTTAATTGGATAGAAAGAATCAGTAAACCTTTAGTTCCATTGATGCGTATTTTTGGACTATCAGATAATGCACCATTCCTATGGATTGTAGGTAATGTCGTAGGTTTAGCATATGGTGGAGCTGTTATGGTCGAGATGATTGAAGATGGTAAGGTGACAAAAAAAGAAGCTGACATGGTGAATCATCACATGGCAATATCTCATTCTCTTCTTGAGGATACTGTGTTGTTTGTGGCTTTAGGAATCAATATATGGGTTATAATCATAACAAGAGTGAGCTTCGCTATTATAGTAGTTTGGAGTAAACGATTATTTGATATTCTAAGAAAAGGGAAACTGAATAAAAGCTAGATGGGTACTTTCTGTTTGTATATCTCATACCGTGCTGTAATATCTCTAACAAAATTATAAGTTTCTATTCCACGAAAATATCCATATTTACAAACAGGGTCCGAAAAATATTCTCTATTACTTTTCAATAATATATAGTTTTCTACATTATCAAACCATACATATTTATTTTTCTCATACTTTTCAGCAAGGGCCATAGCGTCGAATACGTGTCCCATACCTGCATTGTACGAAGCTAGAACAAACTTTATTCGCTCGCTTTTGTCTTTAATTTGTATGAACGACTGTTCTGTGAGTCCAATATATTTTACAGCTCCTTTTATATTTTCATTGACGTCCATTTCTTTCCCTGCCGGTATGCCCATCGCTCTCGCTGTTCGTGGCATTAATTGCATGAGTCCTACTGCTCCTGCCCATGATACAACAGATTTATTAAAGTTAGATTCAGTATAAGCTAAAGAAGCTAGTAATCTCCAATCCCAATCTATACTTTGAGCATGAACTTTAAAATATTGATCGTAGGGAGAAATAATGCCTTTTTCTATTGACTGTATAGGTGAGTGAATGTAACTGTTTTTACTGATTTCAAAATATCTTTTGAGACTCGCTTTGTATTGTGGTGATTGATTGTTGTTTTGATACCAATTGTCTATAGCCTCTTTGAGCTTAGGTGTGTTCTTATTTATTGCCCAAGATGATTTTTGATCAAAACTTATAGATAACTTTATATTTAAGTTGGGATAATAGGTTTTGTTTAATTGTGCTATGGAGTTATCTGCAACAGTGTATTCTATCTTGCCTTCTGCAACTTGAGTTATGAGATCTTCCAACGTGATTGAATCTGTATCTATCTTATGAATAATTAAACCACCACCTAGCTCTTCATTTAGGTTTAGCAATCTATCATAATATTTACCTGGCTGTACATAAATTTCTTTACCTATAAGTTCTGTAACGTCTTTGATAGGTTCTTTCCCTTTTATGTTTTGTTGAATTAATACTTGGTGTGTCTGAACCTCTACCCCACAGTATTCAAGACTGTCTTTTAGGCTTTTAGTAATAGGTAGGTTGTAGGCAATTAAATCAGCCTCTCCCTTTAAAAGCTTTTCAGTTAATTCCGATTCACTATTTGCAACAAGTACCTTTAGGTTTACTCCAAGGGAATTTGCAAATTGCTTACTTAACTCATATTGTAATCCCATATTTTGTCCTCGATATTTAAAATAATCGACAGAGCTATACATCGTTAAAATTTTGAGCTCTCCTTTTTCAATAATATCTGGAAGGTCCAATATCTCTATATCATTCCCCTCGCTAGGTTTGGTTGAGGTTTTGCATGAGGATAAAAAAAATAAGGATAGTATAATAAAAGATAAGGTATAGGTTAAGCGCATATAGTTTGATTTTTACTCTTCAGGCCATGTAAGGTGTTTGGTAATAAACATAGTAAGAATATCTACAGCTATTTGATTACTTCCTCCTTCAGGAACGATTAAGTCGGCATAGCGTTTACAAGGTTCTATAAATTGTAAGTGCATTGGTTTTAATACTTTAGTATATCTTTCCATCACTGCCTCAGCTGTTCTACCTCTTTCAATTACATCTCTTTGGATAACACGAATTAATCTTTCGTCAGGGTCTGCATCAACAAAAACTCTTAAATCCATCATGTCCCTTAATTTTTTATTACTTAAGGCAAGAATTCCTTCAATAATTACTACATTACGGGGCTCAATATGAATCGTTTCTGCTTGGCGAGTACAAGTAAGATAAGAGTAAGTAGGCTGCTCTATGGCTTTACCTTCTTTGAGTATACCAACATGTTTTGCTAAAAGAGACCACTCGAATGCATCAGGATGATCAAAGTTTATGTTCTGTCTTTCAGAAACAGGTACATGACTACTATCTTTATAGTATGAATCTAGGGGTAATAGAACAACTTCACCCGCAGGTAAACTCTCGATTATTTTTCTGACGACAGTTGTTTTACCTGAACCCGTGCCGCCTGCTATTCCTATTATTAACATTTGATAAGTCTTGTATTTAGAAACAAATAAAGTACATTTGTGTTTATTAGAGCAGTTTTCGGGAAACAAATATAATCACATTTAATTAATATATCAACGTTATGGTAAAACACATTGTTTTGTTTAAATTGAAAGAGGATGCTCCTCTTAATGAAAAAAAAGAAGTAATGAATCAATTCAAAAAAGCCATTGAGGCTCTTCCTGCAAAGATTTCTTTTATTAGAAAGGTGGAGGTAGGTCTTAATATAAATGGCGATGAGACATGGGATATAGCCCTATATAGTGAATTTGATTCTTTGGAAGATGTAAAAGCCTATGCTGTACATCCTGAGCATGTTGCTGCTGCTAAACTGTTAGCAAATTTAAAAGAGAGCAGAGCATGTGTAGACTATGAGATTTAATATTTATTAATCAAATATCTATAATAATGAAAAAGTTTTTAACCTTAATCCTGTTGTTTACGCTAACCAGCTTTACGTGGGTTAGTGCACAAATGAAAGATCCAGTTCATTTTGAAACTAGTTTTAATAAAATCTCCAATACTGAAGGAGAGCTAGTTTTTATAGCTACTATTGATGCTGGATGGCATGTTTACTCTACTGACTTAGGTAGTACTGGTCCTACTGAAGCTGCTTTTCATTTAGAGAAAAATGCCGGTATAGAATTATTGGGCCAATTAAAAGCCGAAGGTAAAGAAATAGAGCAATTTGATAATGCTTTTCAAGCTGTATTGCGCTATTATGAGAAATCGGTAAAATTCATTCAAAAAGTAAAAATTACAAATCCAGAATACTATATTGAAGGGTATTTGGAATATGGAGCTTGTGATGATCAATCTTGTTTACCACCTTCCCAGGTTGATGTTAAATATGGAAATTTAGAGAAAGCAACTGCAGCACAACCTTCTAATTCAGCTGTAGACAACTCTACTCCAGCATCTCCAATACAAGAGTCTAGTATTGATAACTCGCAAGATGCAGAGGGTGTAAGTCAAGCTGTACCATCTGCTATTCAAGGCAATTCAGGTAGTATTGATTTATGGAAACCTGTAATCAAAGAATTAAATGCATTTAGCGATCATGATAGTGCCAAGGATAGAACTCTCTTTTATATTTTTATTTATGGATTTCTGGGAGGTCTAATTGCTTTACTAACTCCTTGTGTATGGCCTATTATTCCAATGACTGTTAGTTTCTTTTTAAAGAGAAATAAAGATAAGAAGAAGGGAATTAGAGATGCTGTTATTTATGGGATATCTATTATTGTTATTTATCTCACATTAGGTCTCGCTATTACTTTGATTTTTGGTCCAAGTGCATTAAATGCGTTATCTACTAATGCTGTGTTTAATATTTTATTTTTCTTGATGTTGGTTGTTTTTGCAGCATCCTTCTTTGGTGCTTTTGAACTTCGTTTACCATCCAAGTGGAGTACAGCTGTAGATAGTAAAGCCGATCAAACAACAGGCTTATTAAGTATTTTCTTAATGGCTTTTACATTAGCACTAGTTTCTTTCTCTTGTACTGGTCCTATAATTGGTCTGTTACTTGTTGAAGTAAGTACTACGGGTAGTGTAGTTGGACCAGCTGTAGGTATGTTTGCCTTTGCTTTGGCATTAGCCTTACCTTTTACTTTGTTTGCTTTATTCCCTTCTTGGTTAAATACTTTACCAAAGTCGGGAGGGTGGATGAATGTGGTGAAAGTTTCATTAGGTTTTGCGGAGTTAGCTTTAGCTTTGAAATTCCTATCCGTAGCAGACTTGGCGTATGGCTGGAGAATTTTAGATAGAGAGGTATTTATCGCTCTTTGGATTGTGATATTTGCTTTATTTGGAATGTATCTATTGGGTAAATTAAAGTTTGCTCATGATGATGACAACAACAAAGTAGGTGTATCACGATTCTTTATGGCATTAGTACCTTTAGCTTTTTCTGTTTATATGATACCTGGTTTATGGGGCGCTCCATTGAAGGCTATTAGTGCTTTTGCTCCTCCAATGCATACTCAAGATTTTAATCTGTATGATGGTGGTGTTGAGGCTAAATTTGATGATTATAATCAAGGAATGGAGTATGCTCGTCAACAAGGTAAACCTGTTATGCTCGACTTTACGGGATATGGTTGTGTAAACTGTCGTAAAATGGAGTTGGCTGTATGGACTGATCCTACAGTAAATCATTTAATACAAGATGAATATGTTTTGATAACCTTATATGTTGATAATAAAACGAATCTATCAGAACCAATAGAAGTTGTTGAAAACGGTAAGACTAGAAAATTAAGAACGGTAGGAGATAAGTGGAGTTACTTACAGAGGGTTAAGTTTGGCTCAAACTCTCAGCCTTTCTATGTGTTGATTGATAACGATGGCAACCCATTGAATAGCTCTTATGCATATAATGAAGATGTTGATGCTTACGTTAATTTCTTGCAAGTAGGATTGAAAAACTATAAGAAAAACAAGTAATACTATTTAAGATCTGCTAGCAGATTGATAAATATAGAAGTTAGGAAGAGGCTGTATCTTAGGGTGCAGTCTCTTTTTTGTTTTGGCTTAAATAGAAT is part of the Bacteroides coprosuis DSM 18011 genome and harbors:
- a CDS encoding hypothetical protein (KEGG: bth:BT_1287 hypothetical protein~SPTR: Putative uncharacterized protein;~IMG reference gene:2504106492), with protein sequence MKSLKNFHKTLFAVAVLCLSVGFASCSDDDDDPVAPGIEELMGMPGTYNGSVTVLTPRADESEQPAKDLTLVVTKDKELKFNNFPIKDIIYSLYETAEEADAVLEEIGNLEKNFSFETKEILEEEQQIKFDVDTEDIEIPLENGVIIKIALDDNEELGLYAKSENTEKITFKLSYKAEKVTPAEPEAKEDSTPTEPTKSGIYNFSFEKITK
- a CDS encoding hypothetical protein (KEGG: bvu:BVU_2514 hypothetical protein~SPTR: Putative uncharacterized protein;~IMG reference gene:2504106493), whose protein sequence is MALFESYDRRIEKINAALNANGIKDIEEAKAICAGIGIDPYKTCEETQPICFENAKWAYVVGAAIAIKKGCKDAAEVAEAIGIGLQAFCIPGSVAEDRKVGIGHGNLAARLLREETKCFAFLAGHESFAAAEGAIKIAAKADKVRKEPLRCILNGLGKDAAQIISRINGFTYVETEFNYYTSELTVVKEIAYSNGARAKVRCFGADDVREGVAIMHHEGVDVSITGNSTNPTRFQHPVAGTYKKECMELGKKYFSVASGGGTGRTLHPDNMAAGPASYGMTDTMGRMHSDAQFAGSSSVPAHVEMMGFLGMGNNPMVGCTVAVAVDVATHL
- a CDS encoding hypothetical protein (COGs: COG0822 NifU homolog involved in Fe-S cluster formation~KEGG: bfs:BF3045 hypothetical protein~SPTR: Putative uncharacterized protein;~IMG reference gene:2504106494), coding for MTYSHEVEHMCVVKQGPNHGPAPIPEEGKWVKSKEIVDISGLTHGVGWCAPQQGACKLTLNVKEGIIQEALIETIGCSGMTHSAAMASEILPGKTILEALNTDLVCDAINTAMRELFLQIVYGRTQSAFSEGGLTIGAGLEDLGKGLRSQVGTLYGTLAKGPRYLEMAEGYIKTIALDENDEICGYEFVHMGKFMDEIRKGTDANEALKKVTGTYGRFTEETGAVKFIDPRQD
- a CDS encoding hypothetical protein (KEGG: bfs:BF3043 hypothetical protein~SPTR: Putative uncharacterized protein;~IMG reference gene:2504106495) translates to MVEIKEKDIQKAAAEGMDSFLRIFTDSYKAALLGELTSDKMGALNGDQHTLLAYHYFLDEVMVGGFCQLIQNGYGPYIFENPFAKAMRLWGLKDFSKLIYRAKEIYDVHKVDLVKERTEEEFMAMYEEYEAFDEIEETFFEEEELITTLIASYVDDHIEDFATIVKE
- a CDS encoding hypothetical protein (KEGG: bvu:BVU_2519 hypothetical protein~SPTR: Putative uncharacterized protein;~IMG reference gene:2504106496); its protein translation is MKKTSILLTLALSFLLIFTTSCFDSNSGGTSIDGGEFMTIVNNGLYVEDLLGDSGNRYSAINSEVLQLKNEAGETVIPERAIIYFSYVDEVQKTRKTTQIKIEQFQLIPVLDFNLKSDTLDLNEGDFTPFADVVKPWGIHNYITVGVSFYYDNINAPVMKDFSLFIEEAKDNTLDLRLVDTRKEVNGSIGSNQLSMNLSYRVPREYLMTKYPDLDLSDSISVKIKTNKLGEGDKDLPEFKIKID
- a CDS encoding hypothetical protein (KEGG: bth:BT_0178 hypothetical protein~SPTR: Putative uncharacterized protein;~IMG reference gene:2504106497~PFAM: Protein of unknown function (DUF1282)), with translation MDYKNLFKRILLLLTKPIQAWKEIKSEGKQEVLTSFVYPLLAISSLSVFLGRLFSSDAEKAYGVFQDALTYCCTIIIALFGGVYLSCFIVEKILSNAFSIEVDRTISLKLIGYSFVLIFLQTIIVGVLPELRLIAYMMQFYAVYILWEGIPLYIKHKEELRLKITLIFFFSIFFAPILIQLVFGKLMNFMN
- a CDS encoding SsrA-binding protein (COGs: COG0691 tmRNA-binding protein~HAMAP: SsrA-binding protein~InterPro IPR000037~KEGG: bth:BT_0179 SsrA-binding protein~PFAM: SsrA-binding protein~SPTR: SsrA-binding protein;~TIGRFAM: SsrA-binding protein~IMG reference gene:2504106498~PFAM: SmpB protein~TIGRFAM: SsrA-binding protein), which codes for MKQSNINIKNRRATFDYEVLDTYTAGIVLTGTEIKSIRNGKASLVDTFCVFYEDELWVKNMHVTEYFYGSFNNHQVRRDRKLLLNKKELEKLQRGTKETGNTIVPLRLFINEKGLAKLVIALARGKKQYDKRESLKEKDARREIDRMFKQ
- a CDS encoding nucleoside recognition domain protein (InterPro IPR011642~KEGG: pdi:BDI_0414 hypothetical protein~PFAM: Nucleoside recognition~SPTR: Putative transporter gate domain protein;~IMG reference gene:2504106499~PFAM: Nucleoside recognition) — translated: MNQIIQRLKKSVIDSLPRSYKTCVWLLKIMLPISLGVRILDYYGFIEYLSTYLHPLFNLIGLPGSLAIIFVTSIFVPLYGSIAVMASLSMTLREATIISIMCLIAHNLFVECAVTKKTGSSFSWMMTLRISMAFVVAYVLNKVLPVNDAPFLLSQHVEEYLSLTDVFSSWFYSSIQLTIILVTIVTALMILQRILIEFNWIERISKPLVPLMRIFGLSDNAPFLWIVGNVVGLAYGGAVMVEMIEDGKVTKKEADMVNHHMAISHSLLEDTVLFVALGINIWVIIITRVSFAIIVVWSKRLFDILRKGKLNKS
- a CDS encoding Lytic transglycosylase catalytic (COGs: COG4623 soluble lytic transglycosylase fused to an ABC-type amino acid-binding protein~InterPro IPR001638:IPR008258~KEGG: bfs:BF3036 putative exported transglycosylase protein~PFAM: Lytic transglycosylase-like, catalytic; Extracellular solute-binding protein, family 3~SMART: Extracellular solute-binding protein, family 3~SPTR: Transglycosylase;~IMG reference gene:2504106500~PFAM: Transglycosylase SLT domain; Bacterial extracellular solute-binding proteins, family 3) → MRLTYTLSFIILSLFFLSSCKTSTKPSEGNDIEILDLPDIIEKGELKILTMYSSVDYFKYRGQNMGLQYELSKQFANSLGVNLKVLVANSESELTEKLLKGEADLIAYNLPITKSLKDSLEYCGVEVQTHQVLIQQNIKGKEPIKDVTELIGKEIYVQPGKYYDRLLNLNEELGGGLIIHKIDTDSITLEDLITQVAEGKIEYTVADNSIAQLNKTYYPNLNIKLSISFDQKSSWAINKNTPKLKEAIDNWYQNNNQSPQYKASLKRYFEISKNSYIHSPIQSIEKGIISPYDQYFKVHAQSIDWDWRLLASLAYTESNFNKSVVSWAGAVGLMQLMPRTARAMGIPAGKEMDVNENIKGAVKYIGLTEQSFIQIKDKSERIKFVLASYNAGMGHVFDAMALAEKYEKNKYVWFDNVENYILLKSNREYFSDPVCKYGYFRGIETYNFVRDITARYEIYKQKVPI